One Triticum dicoccoides isolate Atlit2015 ecotype Zavitan chromosome 4B, WEW_v2.0, whole genome shotgun sequence genomic window carries:
- the LOC119291923 gene encoding transcription factor bHLH61-like — MDQLDEQSFLDELMSLRRDEAPVPAPAPWQAYPASGMMTTSDLLFYGGEGAAEASSGMDLAGPFQQPMAPPPAAPPHRPHEEFNFDCLSEVCNPYRSCAGGGVPGPGVVNAAGQAYALHDAMAEDHPSCGNLDHGGGSSSSPVPFVFGAGGAGETSEMTRGVFSGGHPRSKLNRGTRSKNLMAERRRRKRLNDRLSMLRSIVPKISKMDRTSILGDTIDYVNELTERIKEIGATPEELNLLNTRKNFSSGSSEEMAMRNSTKFVIEKQGDGEMRIDMCCATSPGVLISTVSALEVLGLEIEQCVVSCFGDFAMQASCSQEEGRSRVTSTDEIKQALFTSVGYGGRCL; from the exons ATGGATCAGCTTGACGAGCAGTCGTTCCTGGACGAGCTTATGTCGCTGCGCCGGGACGAAGCGCCGGTGCCGGCTCCGGCTCCGTGGCAGGCGTACCCGGCCAGTGGCATGATGACGACGAGCGAcctcctattctacggcggcgagggCGCTGCCGAGGCGAGCAGCGGCATGGACTTGGCCGGGCCCTTTCAGCAGCCCATGGCGCCACCGCCGGCCGCGCCACCGCACCGGCCGCATGAGGAGTTCAACTTTGACTGCCTCAGCGAAGTGTGCAACCCTTATAGGAGCTGCGCCGGCGGCGGCGTCCCAGGGCCTGGCGTCGTCAACGCGGCCGGCCAGGCGTATGCCCTCCACGACGCCATGGCGGAGGATCACCCGAGCTGCGGCAACCTGGATCACGGTGGTGGGTCGTCGTCGTCCCCGGTGCCGTTCGTGTTCGGAGCAGGAGGCGCCGGGGAGACGTCGGAGATGACCAGGGGCGTCTTCTCCGGCGGCCACCCTAGAAGCAAGCTCAACCGCGGCACTAGGTCCAAGAACCTCATGGCGGAAAGGCGGCGCCGGAAGCGTCTCAACGACCGCCTCTCCATGCTCCGCTCCATCGTGCCCAAGATCAGCAAG ATGGATAGGACCTCGATCCTTGGGGACACCATAGACTACGTGAATGAACTAACCGAGCGGATCAAAGAGATCGGCGCCACGCCGGAGGAGCTGAACCTGCTGAACACCAGGAAGAATTTCTCCAGCGGTAGCAGCGAGGAGATGGCGATGAGGAATTCCACAAAG TTTGTCATCGAGAAGCAGGGCGATGGCGAAATGAGGATCGACATGTGCTGCGCCACAAGCCCTGGTGTGCTTATCTCGACGGTGAGCGCGCTGGAGGTGCTGGGGTTGGAGATTGAGCAGTGCGTTGTCAGCTGTTTCGGTGACTTCGCCATGCAAGCATCCTGCTCACAA gaggaagggagGAGCCGAGTGACAAGCACCGACGAGATCAAGCAGGCATTGTTCACAAGTGTAGGCTATGGAGGAAGGTGTCTCTAG